A portion of the Geoalkalibacter ferrihydriticus DSM 17813 genome contains these proteins:
- a CDS encoding type III pantothenate kinase, with protein sequence MLLAIDIGNTNTVLGLYEGSRLTRSWRINTDKARTVDEYAIVIHDLFRLGDIHFRDIHDVIISCVVPPLLNTFEFLCRQYFSKKPQVVGPGIKTGMPIHYDNPKEVGADRIVNAVAAYERYRRSLIIVDFGTATTFDFISARGEYQGGAIAPGVGISAEALFERASKLPRVEIARPPQVIAKTTVGSMQAGIFFGYVGLVDGIVERMKSEVREEPLVVATGGLAALIAESSKCIDEVAPDLTLEGLRIIHARNRGGF encoded by the coding sequence ATGCTGCTCGCCATCGACATCGGTAACACCAATACCGTTCTGGGCCTTTACGAAGGTAGCCGCCTGACGCGCAGTTGGCGCATCAATACCGACAAGGCACGCACTGTCGACGAATATGCCATCGTCATCCACGACCTGTTCCGTCTTGGCGATATTCATTTTCGCGACATTCATGACGTCATCATCTCCTGCGTCGTGCCGCCCCTGCTCAACACCTTCGAGTTTCTGTGCCGTCAATATTTCAGCAAAAAACCTCAGGTTGTCGGGCCGGGTATTAAGACCGGCATGCCCATTCACTACGACAATCCCAAGGAAGTCGGCGCCGACCGCATCGTTAATGCGGTTGCCGCCTATGAACGCTATCGCCGCAGCCTGATCATCGTCGATTTCGGCACCGCCACCACTTTCGATTTCATCTCAGCGCGGGGCGAGTATCAGGGTGGGGCCATCGCACCGGGCGTGGGGATTTCCGCCGAAGCGCTGTTTGAGAGGGCAAGCAAGCTGCCGCGGGTGGAAATCGCTCGCCCCCCCCAAGTGATCGCCAAAACCACCGTGGGCAGCATGCAGGCCGGGATCTTTTTCGGCTATGTCGGCTTAGTGGACGGTATCGTCGAGCGCATGAAAAGCGAGGTGCGCGAAGAGCCGCTGGTCGTGGCCACGGGCGGGTTGGCGGCGTTGATTGCAGAAAGTTCGAAATGCATCGACGAAGTGGCCCCGGATCTGACACTGGAGGGTTTGCGTATCATTCACGCGCGCAATCGGGGCGGCTTTTGA
- the fusA gene encoding elongation factor G, whose protein sequence is MGKYDTSKIRNLGIVAHGGAGKTSLVEAILFDTGMVDRLGRVTDGTSNMDFEPEEIKRGITLSSSLHHCEWQDHSLHIVDTPGFSNFLHDTRNCLRILGGAVVIVSAISGVKAQTQKIWEWCEDFEVPRIAFVNKMDRERADFLRAVDDMSKTLGNRAVVVVMPIGAEAEFRGIIDLVRMKARLFQFDEKGTYEEGEIPAEYLDEAKRLRTEMLEAVADADDELMEKYLENETLSEEEILRGLREGTLTGTFTPVLCGSATANIGIRQLLDYIVYCLPSPIDKGEQHGKHPLTGAEEVRQPSEEGPFSAMVFKTISDPYTGKLTLMRVYSGSLKSDSSVYNPNKDVTERVGQIFEMEGKKQKPIPLAVAGDIIAIAKLKSTATGDTLCDAAHPILFESPMPLKPVISFALQTKGKGDEDKLSLALHKLIEEDPTLQLGRDEDTREMILSGMGQVHLEVAVEKLKRKFGVEVELKEPKVPYRETISGRTKVQGKYKKQSGGRGQFGDVWIEMEPLPRSAGYEFVDKVVGGVVPRQYIPAVDKGIQEASLHGILAGYPVVDFRVTLVDGSHHSVDSSEMAFKVAGSMAFKKALEACKPVLLEPLMVMEISVPDDCMGDVIGDMNSRRGKVLGVEPKAGSQLIRVQVPMAEVLRYAPELRSMTSDRGMFTMEFSHYEEVPPHLTSRLLTELKKAE, encoded by the coding sequence ATGGGAAAGTACGACACCTCAAAGATCCGAAATCTGGGGATTGTCGCTCACGGAGGGGCGGGTAAAACGTCCCTGGTTGAAGCGATTCTCTTCGACACCGGCATGGTTGATCGCCTCGGGCGGGTTACCGACGGCACCTCAAACATGGATTTCGAGCCGGAAGAGATCAAACGCGGCATCACCCTGAGTTCCAGCCTTCACCATTGCGAGTGGCAAGACCACAGCCTGCACATCGTCGATACTCCCGGTTTTTCCAACTTTCTTCATGATACCCGCAACTGTCTGCGTATTCTCGGCGGCGCCGTGGTCATTGTTTCCGCCATTTCCGGCGTCAAGGCGCAAACGCAGAAAATCTGGGAATGGTGTGAGGATTTCGAGGTGCCGCGTATCGCTTTCGTCAACAAGATGGACCGCGAACGCGCCGATTTTCTCCGTGCCGTGGACGATATGTCCAAAACTCTCGGCAATCGCGCAGTGGTCGTGGTCATGCCCATCGGTGCGGAGGCCGAATTCCGCGGCATCATCGATTTGGTGCGGATGAAAGCGCGGCTTTTCCAGTTCGACGAAAAGGGTACTTATGAGGAGGGCGAGATTCCCGCGGAATATCTCGATGAAGCCAAGCGTCTGCGCACGGAGATGCTTGAGGCCGTGGCCGATGCCGACGACGAACTCATGGAAAAGTATCTGGAAAACGAGACCCTCAGTGAAGAAGAGATTCTGCGCGGACTGCGTGAAGGGACCTTGACCGGAACCTTTACGCCGGTGCTGTGCGGCAGCGCCACCGCCAATATCGGCATTCGGCAGTTGCTTGATTACATTGTTTATTGTCTGCCCTCGCCCATCGACAAGGGCGAACAACACGGTAAGCACCCTTTGACCGGAGCCGAGGAAGTGCGTCAGCCCAGTGAAGAGGGCCCGTTTTCCGCCATGGTTTTCAAAACGATCAGCGATCCCTACACCGGCAAGCTGACGCTGATGCGGGTCTATTCCGGCAGCCTCAAATCCGATTCCAGCGTCTACAACCCCAATAAGGATGTGACGGAGCGGGTCGGGCAGATTTTCGAGATGGAGGGGAAAAAGCAGAAACCTATTCCCCTGGCGGTGGCCGGCGATATCATTGCCATTGCCAAACTCAAATCGACAGCCACGGGCGACACCCTGTGCGACGCAGCCCATCCCATCCTCTTCGAAAGTCCCATGCCCCTCAAACCGGTTATTTCTTTTGCCTTGCAGACCAAGGGCAAGGGGGATGAAGACAAGCTGAGCTTGGCGCTGCATAAGCTGATCGAGGAAGATCCGACCCTGCAACTTGGCCGCGATGAAGACACCCGTGAGATGATCCTTTCGGGCATGGGGCAGGTACACCTCGAAGTGGCGGTGGAAAAACTCAAGCGCAAATTTGGCGTGGAAGTTGAATTGAAAGAGCCCAAGGTGCCTTACCGTGAAACAATTTCGGGCCGCACCAAGGTACAGGGAAAATATAAGAAGCAATCGGGCGGGCGCGGCCAGTTCGGCGATGTCTGGATTGAAATGGAGCCTCTGCCGCGCAGCGCAGGTTACGAGTTCGTGGATAAGGTTGTCGGCGGAGTCGTGCCGCGCCAATATATCCCCGCCGTTGACAAAGGGATTCAGGAGGCCTCTCTGCACGGCATCCTGGCCGGCTATCCGGTGGTGGATTTTCGTGTAACATTGGTGGACGGGTCGCACCATTCCGTCGATTCGTCGGAAATGGCTTTCAAAGTAGCCGGCTCAATGGCCTTCAAGAAGGCCCTTGAAGCCTGCAAGCCGGTTCTGCTCGAACCGCTGATGGTCATGGAAATCAGCGTTCCCGATGATTGCATGGGCGATGTTATCGGCGATATGAACTCGCGCCGCGGCAAGGTCCTCGGTGTTGAGCCCAAGGCCGGCAGCCAGTTGATAAGGGTACAGGTGCCCATGGCCGAGGTGTTGCGCTATGCACCGGAATTGCGCTCCATGACCTCGGATCGCGGGATGTTCACCATGGAATTCAGTCACTACGAAGAGGTGCCGCCGCATTTGACCTCAAGGCTTCTCACCGAGCTGAAAAAGGCGGAATAG
- a CDS encoding SPOR domain-containing protein encodes MADKDDLKLDIEEEEPASDQPMEPGPPAEEHAGSEVAGNGPPVGSDGRETAPRRMLVVLLLLLILAVGGAAWFYFSHQPAQEPLARGVVPTQTRTLPVPAREPAPTPAPAPSESQPVAAPGAEAESSGAEPGDAKADAAEVEGRALEEDSGTPPVVPRDSGVAANGEPRVPAETVQDLPAPIPLSPAPPVGEFTVQVGAYAAQPTLAEAKKKVRALGYEPQVREVQTTRSLTRLRVGTFFPSQGEAKLAEIRQLGDSEPFFLMDGDLMVVYAGTFQSRERAQRFAVQLQKQGVHVEEENVRAAVPLSIVRFGDFATRAEAEAAAARARDMGMETLIVKRR; translated from the coding sequence ATGGCCGACAAAGACGATCTGAAGCTCGACATCGAAGAGGAGGAGCCCGCTTCCGACCAACCCATGGAACCCGGACCTCCCGCCGAGGAACATGCCGGGTCCGAGGTCGCCGGGAACGGGCCGCCGGTCGGCTCCGACGGGCGCGAAACCGCGCCGCGGCGCATGCTGGTGGTTCTGCTTTTGCTTCTCATTTTAGCAGTGGGGGGCGCGGCCTGGTTCTATTTCAGCCACCAGCCCGCGCAGGAGCCCCTGGCCCGTGGGGTGGTGCCGACCCAGACCAGGACTTTGCCGGTGCCGGCCCGCGAGCCGGCACCGACACCTGCTCCAGCGCCGAGTGAATCGCAACCGGTCGCCGCCCCCGGTGCCGAAGCCGAATCTTCGGGAGCAGAGCCGGGGGACGCCAAGGCTGATGCCGCCGAGGTCGAGGGGAGGGCCCTGGAGGAAGATTCCGGTACGCCGCCGGTTGTCCCCAGGGATTCTGGCGTCGCAGCGAACGGAGAACCTCGGGTTCCCGCCGAAACCGTGCAGGATCTGCCCGCGCCGATTCCGTTATCTCCCGCCCCGCCGGTCGGTGAGTTTACCGTTCAGGTTGGAGCCTATGCCGCCCAGCCCACCCTTGCCGAGGCTAAGAAAAAAGTGAGGGCCCTCGGATATGAGCCTCAGGTGCGCGAAGTCCAAACCACCAGAAGTTTGACCCGTCTGCGGGTCGGCACATTCTTTCCCAGCCAGGGGGAAGCAAAGTTGGCTGAAATCAGGCAGCTTGGGGATTCGGAGCCTTTCTTTCTGATGGATGGCGATCTGATGGTGGTTTACGCAGGCACTTTCCAGAGCAGGGAGCGAGCCCAGCGGTTCGCTGTCCAGTTGCAGAAACAAGGTGTTCACGTTGAAGAAGAAAATGTAAGAGCCGCCGTACCCCTGTCCATTGTGCGTTTCGGTGATTTTGCCACCCGCGCCGAAGCCGAGGCCGCTGCGGCCCGCGCCCGGGATATGGGTATGGAGACCTTGATCGTCAAGCGCCGCTGA
- a CDS encoding MOSC domain-containing protein, protein MQQGEVVAVCTSPGKGERKKDVGQGVLVAGFGLEGDGHGGDWHRQVSLLGMESIGKMRAAGLDVGPGDFAENLTTRGLDLCHLPLGTVLQVGREALLEITQIGKICHDRCAIYYQAGDCVMPKEGIFAVVRQGGPVAGGDPVVVLKMGTGVSEAAP, encoded by the coding sequence ATGCAGCAGGGAGAAGTCGTCGCCGTCTGTACCAGTCCGGGGAAGGGCGAGCGAAAAAAAGATGTGGGGCAGGGTGTTCTGGTCGCCGGATTCGGGCTTGAGGGCGACGGCCATGGCGGCGACTGGCACCGCCAGGTAAGCTTGCTCGGTATGGAGAGTATTGGCAAAATGCGCGCGGCCGGCTTGGACGTGGGGCCTGGCGATTTCGCTGAAAATCTCACCACTCGCGGTCTTGACCTCTGCCATCTGCCTTTGGGCACGGTATTGCAGGTGGGGCGCGAGGCACTGCTGGAGATCACTCAGATCGGGAAAATCTGCCATGACCGTTGCGCTATTTACTACCAGGCCGGCGACTGTGTCATGCCCAAGGAGGGGATATTTGCCGTCGTTCGCCAGGGTGGGCCGGTTGCCGGAGGGGATCCGGTTGTCGTGCTGAAGATGGGAACGGGAGTCAGCGAGGCGGCACCGTGA
- a CDS encoding molybdenum cofactor biosynthesis protein B, whose translation MNKLHFSIGILTLSDKGARGEREDESGRIIGEMVASLGEIRRYEVIPDDEERIVEVLVEWSDRDCLDLILTTGGTGLTQRDITPQATARVLDYEVPGMAEAMRAASLAKTPHAMLSRALAGVRRQTLIVNLPGSPKGVRENLEVVLPALPHGLAKLKGDPSDCAR comes from the coding sequence GTGAACAAATTGCATTTTTCCATCGGCATTCTCACCCTTTCCGACAAGGGCGCCCGCGGGGAACGCGAGGACGAGAGCGGACGCATCATCGGTGAGATGGTGGCGTCACTGGGTGAGATTCGTCGCTATGAAGTCATCCCCGACGACGAGGAGCGCATCGTTGAAGTGCTGGTTGAGTGGAGTGATCGCGATTGTCTCGATTTGATTCTCACTACCGGTGGCACCGGACTTACCCAGCGCGACATCACTCCCCAGGCTACCGCACGGGTTCTCGATTACGAGGTGCCGGGAATGGCCGAAGCCATGCGAGCCGCGAGCCTCGCAAAAACGCCCCACGCCATGCTCTCGCGCGCCCTGGCCGGAGTTCGTCGCCAGACACTGATTGTCAATCTGCCCGGCAGCCCCAAGGGCGTCAGGGAAAATCTCGAGGTGGTGCTGCCGGCCTTGCCCCATGGCTTGGCCAAACTCAAGGGCGATCCATCGGATTGTGCGCGCTAA
- a CDS encoding PilZ domain-containing protein, producing MPKKILLASAEKDFLDRVEGFFGREEFVLLRAHNAPEALRLIEDEDPALAFVAQHLPPDGGDAFCRRIKKDFLLRRTRVILLVQGADEDSERCRESGADAIVALPADWTTLLDSSRRLLDLPDPGRLAPRAALRVPLRYRRLPAGEFECGSTVNLSTGGLFLESEVLYPRDSRLELVLDLSSCQGPLLSVTARVAWINHPEWMRKAQLPWGMGLELLDLSLQDLARLESLVSQFLSSSPDKPAGAF from the coding sequence ATGCCGAAAAAAATTCTACTTGCCAGCGCTGAAAAAGATTTTCTCGATCGGGTCGAGGGATTTTTCGGTCGCGAGGAGTTTGTTCTGTTGCGGGCGCACAACGCCCCAGAGGCGCTGCGCCTCATTGAAGATGAAGATCCCGCCCTGGCTTTTGTCGCCCAGCATCTCCCTCCGGATGGAGGCGACGCTTTCTGTCGTCGGATCAAGAAAGATTTCCTTCTGCGTCGGACGCGGGTGATTCTCCTGGTGCAGGGCGCCGATGAGGATTCGGAACGCTGCCGTGAGAGTGGCGCTGATGCGATCGTGGCCCTGCCCGCCGACTGGACGACCCTGCTCGACAGTTCACGTCGTCTGCTTGATCTGCCCGATCCGGGGCGCCTGGCGCCGCGCGCCGCTCTTCGGGTGCCCCTGCGTTATCGGCGTCTGCCCGCGGGTGAGTTCGAATGCGGCAGCACGGTCAATCTCAGCACCGGCGGCCTTTTTCTGGAAAGTGAAGTGCTCTATCCGCGCGATAGCCGGCTTGAACTGGTTCTTGACCTGAGTTCCTGCCAGGGTCCGCTGTTGTCGGTAACGGCGCGCGTGGCCTGGATCAACCACCCCGAATGGATGCGCAAGGCGCAGCTGCCCTGGGGCATGGGCTTGGAATTGCTCGACCTGAGCCTGCAGGATCTGGCGCGCCTGGAATCCCTGGTTTCCCAATTCTTGTCATCTTCCCCCGATAAGCCCGCCGGCGCGTTTTAA
- a CDS encoding DUF502 domain-containing protein, with translation MTGDTNNESHKGHWGRRIGHHLKTKMGAGLLVVIPAGVTIFILSFLFNLADGVLAPYIRKTAVFLFGEGGRYIPGLGMIAGILVIYVSGLIASNVFGKRLIHVWDRILSRIPLVKSIYSSSKQLITVFSASGRESFRRAVYVEFPMEGSFSIAFVTNSVSTPSGKKYFTVFIPTSPNPTSGYVLILEEARVYPTEFSVEEAMKIIMSGGIVVPEDFLAQKLQ, from the coding sequence ATGACAGGCGATACCAACAACGAGTCGCACAAGGGCCATTGGGGGCGCCGCATCGGTCACCATCTCAAAACCAAGATGGGCGCCGGGCTACTGGTGGTGATCCCCGCCGGCGTCACCATTTTTATTCTGAGTTTTCTCTTCAACCTCGCTGACGGGGTATTGGCCCCCTATATCCGCAAGACCGCTGTTTTTCTCTTCGGCGAGGGCGGTCGCTATATTCCTGGCCTGGGCATGATCGCCGGAATTCTCGTCATCTATGTTTCCGGCCTGATTGCGTCCAACGTTTTCGGCAAACGCCTGATCCATGTCTGGGATCGCATTCTCTCGCGCATCCCTCTGGTGAAGTCGATTTACAGCTCGTCCAAGCAACTTATTACGGTTTTTTCCGCAAGTGGGCGTGAATCCTTCCGGCGAGCAGTCTATGTTGAGTTTCCCATGGAGGGATCCTTCTCCATCGCCTTTGTTACAAATTCCGTATCTACTCCTTCGGGGAAAAAATACTTTACGGTCTTTATTCCCACTTCCCCCAATCCGACCTCGGGCTATGTGTTGATTCTGGAAGAAGCGAGGGTGTATCCCACGGAATTTTCCGTTGAGGAAGCCATGAAAATTATCATGAGCGGCGGAATCGTGGTTCCGGAAGATTTTCTCGCCCAGAAGCTCCAGTGA
- a CDS encoding AMP-binding protein produces MAQALSFTIGALLNDTARRFPDHDALVYPDRNLRLSYAALDALTDRIAKGLLGLGLRKGDHVAIWATNVPEWVVLQFATAKIGAVLVTVNTSYKSSEVEYVLKQSDATTLFLVKGFKDTDYVSTLNAVVPELKTAVPGELHSAGLPSLRNLIFLGDDAPSGMFAYAELEALGAKVSDAALNAVTRALSDDEVINMQYTSGTTGFPKGVMLTHHNIINNGYNIGVCMGFSEKDRLCIPVPFFHCFGCVLGVLACVTHGAAMVPVETFNPEAVLRTIEAEKCTAVHGVPTMFIAELEHPEFKNYDLSSLRTGIMAGSPCPIEVMKRVIRDMHASEITIAYGQTESSPVITQTRTADPLELRVATVGRALPDVEVKIVDIETGAVLPPGKQGELCTRGYLVMKGYYKMPEETARAIDAEGWLHTGDLAVMDENGYCKITGRIKNMIIRGGENIYPREIEEFLYTHPKISDVQIYGVPDRKYGEQVMAAVKLKDGVRCSEAEIRDFCRERIANYKIPHYVRFVDEYPMTASGKIQKFKLRDMAIQELRLEEETRAQST; encoded by the coding sequence ATGGCGCAGGCTCTTTCCTTTACCATCGGCGCATTGCTCAACGACACAGCGCGGCGCTTTCCCGATCATGACGCCCTGGTTTATCCCGATCGCAACCTGCGCCTGAGTTATGCCGCCTTGGATGCCCTGACTGATCGTATTGCCAAAGGCCTCCTCGGGTTGGGCCTGCGCAAGGGCGATCACGTCGCTATCTGGGCGACCAATGTCCCCGAATGGGTGGTGTTGCAGTTCGCCACGGCCAAGATCGGAGCGGTGCTGGTTACGGTCAACACCAGCTACAAATCCTCCGAAGTTGAATACGTACTCAAGCAGTCCGACGCCACTACACTCTTCCTCGTAAAGGGCTTTAAAGATACCGATTACGTCTCAACTCTTAATGCCGTCGTACCTGAGCTCAAGACGGCCGTGCCCGGTGAGCTGCACAGCGCCGGACTGCCTTCGCTGAGAAATCTGATATTTCTCGGGGATGACGCGCCGTCGGGCATGTTTGCCTATGCCGAACTGGAGGCCCTGGGCGCGAAAGTGAGCGATGCTGCGTTGAATGCAGTCACCAGAGCGCTTTCCGATGATGAAGTGATCAACATGCAATATACCTCGGGAACCACCGGCTTTCCCAAGGGCGTCATGCTCACCCATCACAATATCATCAACAACGGCTATAATATCGGGGTCTGCATGGGCTTCAGCGAAAAAGATCGCCTGTGCATTCCCGTCCCCTTTTTTCACTGCTTTGGCTGCGTGCTTGGTGTTTTGGCCTGTGTTACCCACGGCGCGGCCATGGTGCCGGTGGAAACCTTCAATCCCGAAGCGGTGCTGCGCACCATCGAGGCGGAAAAATGCACCGCCGTGCACGGCGTGCCGACCATGTTCATCGCCGAACTGGAGCACCCCGAGTTCAAAAACTACGATCTCAGCTCCCTGCGCACCGGCATAATGGCCGGCTCACCCTGCCCCATCGAGGTCATGAAGCGTGTTATTCGTGACATGCACGCGAGCGAGATTACCATCGCCTACGGCCAGACCGAGTCCTCGCCGGTTATTACCCAGACCCGTACCGCCGATCCCCTCGAGTTACGCGTGGCGACCGTCGGCCGCGCCCTGCCCGATGTCGAGGTCAAGATCGTCGATATTGAAACCGGTGCCGTGTTGCCGCCTGGTAAGCAGGGCGAGTTGTGCACGCGAGGCTACCTGGTGATGAAGGGCTACTACAAGATGCCCGAGGAAACCGCGCGTGCCATTGACGCCGAGGGCTGGCTGCATACCGGCGATCTGGCGGTGATGGATGAAAACGGCTACTGCAAGATCACCGGGCGCATCAAAAACATGATTATTCGGGGTGGCGAGAACATCTATCCCCGCGAGATCGAGGAATTCCTCTATACACATCCCAAAATCAGCGATGTGCAGATTTACGGCGTGCCTGATCGCAAATACGGCGAGCAGGTCATGGCGGCGGTCAAACTCAAGGATGGGGTCAGGTGCAGCGAAGCAGAAATCAGAGATTTCTGCCGCGAGCGCATTGCCAATTACAAAATTCCCCATTACGTAAGGTTTGTCGATGAATACCCCATGACCGCCAGCGGCAAAATTCAGAAATTCAAGCTGCGCGATATGGCGATTCAGGAACTGCGGCTGGAGGAGGAAACCCGCGCGCAATCGACCTGA
- a CDS encoding YkgJ family cysteine cluster protein: protein MQDIWQELNRQILAGQDFFDDQCRSLLVALREQSVTIYCKAGCSNCCTLMVNATFPEALLVGAVLAPEQFDAVAAHAEGLARIACDARDFKDYLRRRRRDLGPCPLLNADGRCGVYAVRPIACRALFATRNSAWCAVDFGTLHSAEKEAFMSSLDPSLVAFPTHYLAATQALGQQLEARAAAAMVSRWGFSLNGSLAFLLFLEQRCRLSALIPQGLAATRQALAAAGYDLPFVVNYDPI, encoded by the coding sequence GTGCAAGACATCTGGCAGGAACTGAACCGTCAAATTCTGGCGGGGCAGGATTTTTTTGACGACCAATGTCGCAGCCTGCTGGTGGCTCTGCGTGAGCAGAGTGTGACGATTTACTGCAAGGCGGGTTGCAGCAACTGCTGCACCCTGATGGTCAATGCGACCTTCCCCGAGGCGTTGCTGGTCGGAGCGGTGCTTGCGCCGGAACAGTTCGATGCGGTCGCCGCGCATGCCGAGGGACTGGCCCGGATCGCCTGCGATGCCCGCGACTTCAAGGACTACCTGCGGCGCCGCAGAAGAGATCTGGGGCCCTGCCCGCTGTTGAATGCGGATGGGCGCTGTGGGGTGTATGCCGTGCGCCCCATTGCGTGCCGCGCGCTCTTTGCGACACGCAACAGCGCGTGGTGTGCGGTTGATTTCGGCACCTTGCATTCCGCCGAAAAAGAGGCATTCATGAGCAGTCTGGACCCCTCTTTAGTTGCCTTTCCCACCCATTATCTTGCCGCGACTCAGGCATTGGGGCAACAGCTTGAAGCACGAGCCGCAGCCGCCATGGTTTCACGCTGGGGCTTTTCTCTGAACGGTAGTCTGGCTTTTTTGCTCTTTCTCGAACAGCGCTGTCGCTTAAGCGCACTCATTCCACAAGGGCTGGCGGCAACCCGGCAGGCCCTGGCCGCCGCAGGGTACGATCTGCCCTTCGTGGTGAACTATGATCCGATTTGA
- a CDS encoding CsbD family protein yields MTNEELRARWHQLRGLAREFWGELTGDDVNFIGGQRELLVGKLEEKYGMSREEAEKQVEEFFNSVAGPEA; encoded by the coding sequence ATGACCAACGAAGAATTGCGGGCTAGATGGCATCAATTGCGTGGCCTGGCCAGAGAGTTCTGGGGAGAATTGACGGGTGACGATGTTAATTTCATCGGCGGGCAGCGCGAGTTGCTTGTCGGCAAACTTGAAGAGAAGTACGGTATGAGCCGCGAAGAAGCGGAAAAGCAGGTTGAGGAGTTTTTCAACTCCGTTGCCGGGCCTGAGGCCTAA
- a CDS encoding stage II sporulation protein M, translating to MISLLRAEGSFRQRVFALLGEARWCILAALILFLLGVVFGPLYPAPGLHLAEALFEMAQALHDKSLLQIAVAIFVRNLSAVTFALLLGVGLGLLPVAAALLNGWLAGVVIAEQPGALWMILPHGVFELPAVFIAWGLGIWCGLWVTAPAPFVALKTRLKKSLWLLLRLIVPLLAIAAFIEASLIAWLTS from the coding sequence ATGATTTCCTTGTTGCGTGCCGAGGGCTCATTCCGGCAGCGGGTTTTCGCGCTTCTCGGTGAAGCGCGTTGGTGCATCCTTGCCGCGCTGATCCTGTTTTTGCTCGGCGTGGTCTTTGGGCCGCTCTATCCCGCGCCTGGCCTGCACCTGGCCGAGGCGCTTTTTGAGATGGCCCAGGCTCTGCACGATAAGAGCCTGCTGCAGATCGCCGTGGCGATCTTTGTGCGCAACCTGTCGGCCGTGACCTTCGCACTGCTTCTCGGCGTCGGCCTGGGGCTTCTACCAGTGGCTGCCGCCCTGCTCAATGGTTGGCTGGCGGGGGTGGTGATAGCCGAACAGCCGGGCGCTTTGTGGATGATTCTGCCCCATGGGGTTTTCGAGCTTCCGGCGGTCTTTATCGCATGGGGGTTGGGCATCTGGTGTGGTCTTTGGGTGACGGCCCCGGCGCCTTTCGTGGCCCTCAAGACGCGTTTGAAAAAAAGCCTCTGGCTACTGCTGAGGTTGATCGTGCCGCTGCTGGCGATTGCCGCATTCATCGAAGCCTCCCTGATTGCCTGGTTGACTTCCTGA